A stretch of the Bacillus mesophilus genome encodes the following:
- a CDS encoding sigma 54-interacting transcriptional regulator: protein MRKKKLVLLAGSKETRRALTEQLNDILGDFIEIESFSSEEGLPSLLENELVIYSSYLIENEVQHIIGDGCEIIISRRTINYRYIDQLLALPYGTHVLYVNDVPETVSESITTLMNLGIDHIVYHPYYIGKKDAPPLEIAVSPGEMELVPRSISKVINIGVRLIDITTIMTVLGKLQLPTELGWAVSDKYTKRIIDLSRKLTKVNLEANVLNRHLKKVVDGVNDGILAVDLKGKITVFNEVVGQMIGVSPDFAIGKHINTVVKNQELLHFIFNHKDDEDYLYFTLNQFNVMVYRFYMKFEHSIVATFKNVDETIKMEKVTRRELVTKGYVAKYNFDSIIGHSAALIGTKKVAKKLAKTELPLLIQGENGTGKELFASAIHNHSSRQNGPYLAVNCSALPEDLLESELFGYEEGAFTGAKKGGKKGLFEQADGGTILLDEIGDISIKLQARLLRVLQEMEIRRVGGNKNIPIDVRVISATNKNLSRMIDDGTFREDLYHRLKVLSLQIPPLRERSTDIPLLAEMFILQNGHTDIDVEPAVVKMLIQYKWNGNIRELKNTILYMLAVCDGKTITVDDLPNEVSSKREKATNPFTQGKDNILDKKDYYTILDCIYTINNKGVPASRVKITEEAEKTENPLTEQQIRLRLKELAEMGYVSIGRGRSGTKITEEGISYLSVNLL, encoded by the coding sequence ATGAGAAAAAAGAAACTCGTTTTACTAGCAGGCTCGAAAGAAACACGAAGAGCACTTACTGAACAATTAAATGATATTCTTGGTGACTTTATAGAGATTGAGAGTTTTTCTTCCGAAGAAGGATTACCTTCCCTCCTTGAAAACGAACTTGTTATCTATTCCTCGTATCTAATAGAAAACGAGGTTCAACATATCATTGGTGATGGCTGTGAAATTATTATTTCTAGAAGAACGATCAATTATCGATACATCGATCAACTACTAGCATTACCTTATGGAACACACGTCCTGTATGTGAATGACGTACCAGAAACAGTCTCCGAGTCCATTACAACTCTAATGAACCTAGGAATTGACCACATCGTATATCATCCCTATTACATAGGTAAAAAGGATGCCCCACCTCTTGAAATTGCCGTTTCACCCGGAGAGATGGAATTGGTCCCTAGGAGTATTTCTAAAGTGATTAATATCGGGGTACGTTTAATCGATATTACAACCATTATGACTGTCTTAGGAAAACTTCAACTCCCAACAGAGCTAGGTTGGGCAGTTTCTGATAAATATACAAAAAGAATCATAGATTTAAGTAGAAAGCTAACTAAAGTCAATCTTGAAGCAAATGTCCTAAATAGACATTTAAAGAAAGTCGTTGATGGAGTAAATGACGGTATTCTCGCAGTTGATCTGAAAGGAAAAATTACTGTGTTTAACGAAGTGGTTGGACAAATGATTGGTGTTTCTCCGGATTTCGCAATAGGAAAACATATTAATACCGTCGTGAAAAATCAGGAATTACTCCATTTTATCTTTAATCACAAGGATGACGAAGACTACCTTTATTTCACACTAAACCAATTCAATGTAATGGTGTATCGATTTTATATGAAATTTGAACACTCTATTGTGGCTACCTTCAAGAATGTAGACGAGACGATCAAAATGGAGAAAGTAACTCGAAGGGAACTGGTTACCAAAGGATATGTTGCCAAATACAATTTCGATAGTATTATAGGCCATAGTGCCGCACTTATTGGGACGAAAAAGGTGGCAAAAAAACTGGCTAAAACGGAACTCCCCTTGTTAATACAGGGAGAAAACGGGACAGGGAAAGAGCTTTTCGCTAGCGCCATTCATAACCATTCCTCTCGTCAGAACGGCCCCTATCTAGCCGTTAACTGCAGCGCGTTGCCAGAGGATCTCCTTGAAAGTGAGCTGTTTGGATATGAAGAAGGAGCCTTTACAGGTGCTAAGAAAGGTGGAAAGAAAGGACTATTTGAGCAAGCTGATGGTGGAACAATTCTTCTTGATGAAATCGGTGACATTAGTATTAAGCTTCAAGCAAGGCTTCTAAGAGTACTGCAGGAAATGGAAATACGCCGTGTCGGAGGAAATAAAAATATCCCCATCGATGTTCGGGTAATATCTGCCACAAATAAGAATTTATCGAGAATGATTGATGATGGTACGTTTCGTGAGGACTTATATCATCGTCTAAAAGTTTTATCGCTTCAAATACCACCCTTAAGAGAGCGTTCAACAGATATACCTTTACTTGCAGAAATGTTTATATTGCAAAACGGTCACACTGACATCGATGTTGAGCCAGCAGTGGTCAAAATGCTTATTCAGTATAAGTGGAATGGAAATATTAGAGAACTAAAGAATACAATCCTGTATATGCTAGCCGTATGCGATGGAAAAACAATCACGGTAGATGATCTTCCAAATGAAGTGTCTAGCAAAAGAGAGAAAGCTACAAACCCATTTACACAAGGAAAAGACAACATCTTAGACAAGAAAGACTACTACACGATCTTGGATTGTATTTATACAATCAATAATAAGGGTGTTCCAGCGAGTAGAGTAAAGATTACAGAAGAGGCAGAGAAAACAGAGAACCCTTTGACAGAGCAACAAATCAGGCTTCGTCTAAAAGAGCTAGCAGAGATGGGATATGTGAGTATCGGCAGAGGAAGATCGGGAACTAAAATAACCGAAGAAGGCATTTCTTACCTTTCCGTTAATTTACTTTAG
- a CDS encoding YkvA family protein, with the protein MVKMFSRLKFIFKFWKFIPFIKDFFKSKEVQLHHKALGALLILTYLVFPFDLIPDYLMLFGFIDDLVIATFVLDWMVKLAPQSLKDKYKATGL; encoded by the coding sequence ATGGTGAAAATGTTTAGCCGGTTAAAGTTCATATTTAAATTTTGGAAGTTTATTCCCTTTATTAAAGATTTCTTCAAGTCCAAGGAAGTACAGCTTCATCATAAAGCACTTGGTGCTTTGTTAATCTTAACTTACCTAGTGTTTCCCTTTGACTTAATTCCGGATTATCTCATGTTGTTTGGATTCATTGATGATCTGGTTATTGCAACCTTTGTGCTAGACTGGATGGTAAAGCTGGCACCGCAATCCTTAAAAGATAAATATAAGGCCACAGGCTTATAA
- a CDS encoding YozD family protein: MKEIEVVIDTEELAEFIYEQLLLRGYVPSDEEVEEVADVVFDYLLTKQVVEEIWEEDNDS, from the coding sequence ATGAAAGAGATTGAAGTGGTGATAGATACAGAAGAGCTTGCTGAGTTTATTTATGAACAACTTCTTCTTAGAGGTTACGTCCCTAGTGATGAAGAAGTAGAGGAAGTAGCGGACGTGGTGTTTGATTACTTATTAACAAAACAGGTTGTAGAGGAAATTTGGGAAGAGGATAATGATTCATAA
- a CDS encoding DUF2515 family protein yields MQVLKKVVRSLCKKQHLKTKATISKKELQSIEAKLSTSTDSPPNSGVPESELIKVIKEETKKYNLNNIIRTKAYLDYFLEHPEIHWSFLAHMVSRNGGWNMTDLKGSLISPLISSEKAVIFFEFLEKANALIFHDAYPQLLLYHHSKKRKKNLFHLLPYFSVSSFMKPIWDYFWETQNSSLLTVGLIINEQNYIQQRLIESELYQAEVLNTALFNAQEKLGFTDVFFPYRLKKLELAGVTVQDFNDVFVRIETGKKLYGILFFKIFEHAYKFATSTPHTGSRADFWPNVFTVKPNEKELFYSPTLEEAWSNYDHSFKLEPDWFTSSDMIKQLKEFYIPKNYKLTKNYKSDLERLDLLSDIKKVIT; encoded by the coding sequence TTGCAGGTATTGAAAAAGGTCGTACGTTCGCTATGCAAAAAGCAGCATTTAAAAACGAAGGCAACCATTAGTAAAAAAGAGCTCCAATCTATTGAAGCAAAGCTATCAACATCGACTGACTCCCCTCCAAATTCGGGAGTTCCAGAGAGCGAATTAATAAAGGTAATTAAGGAAGAAACTAAGAAGTACAATCTAAATAATATAATTAGAACGAAAGCTTATCTAGATTATTTCCTAGAGCATCCAGAAATACATTGGTCATTCCTTGCCCATATGGTTTCTCGAAACGGCGGCTGGAATATGACAGATTTAAAAGGTTCTTTAATAAGTCCACTTATTTCTAGTGAAAAAGCCGTCATTTTTTTTGAGTTTCTGGAAAAAGCGAATGCCCTAATATTTCATGACGCATATCCTCAGTTACTTCTCTATCATCACAGTAAAAAAAGGAAGAAAAACCTTTTTCATCTACTTCCTTATTTTTCTGTCTCTTCATTCATGAAGCCAATTTGGGACTATTTTTGGGAAACTCAAAATTCCTCTCTACTAACCGTCGGACTCATTATTAATGAGCAAAATTATATACAACAAAGGTTAATAGAGAGCGAACTATATCAAGCAGAAGTTCTAAATACTGCACTATTTAATGCTCAAGAAAAACTAGGATTTACGGATGTATTTTTTCCTTATCGATTGAAGAAACTGGAGTTGGCCGGAGTAACGGTTCAAGATTTTAATGATGTCTTTGTTAGAATCGAGACAGGAAAGAAGCTATATGGCATTCTGTTTTTCAAAATCTTTGAACACGCTTATAAATTCGCAACATCAACTCCTCACACAGGATCTAGAGCTGATTTTTGGCCGAATGTATTTACAGTTAAACCAAACGAAAAGGAATTATTTTATAGCCCAACATTGGAAGAAGCTTGGTCGAATTATGATCATAGCTTTAAGTTGGAACCAGATTGGTTTACTTCTAGCGACATGATTAAACAGCTGAAAGAGTTTTATATCCCTAAAAATTATAAGTTAACAAAAAATTATAAGAGTGATTTAGAACGTTTAGATTTGTTGTCAGATATTAAAAAGGTTATCACTTAA
- the tenA gene encoding thiaminase II produces the protein MKFTQRLYTNIQPEWNKNHTHPFVTGMGDGTLNQEKFRFYMIQDYLYLMEYAKLFALGAMKSNEVETMGKFAALLHSTLNEEMSLHRSYAAKVGISIEELENAEPSPITLAYTHYMLHQAQNGTLAHLVAALLPCMWSYWDIGKELSKIPGAATHEFYGEWISMYSSSEFGTLATWCIDLLDDLVEGKPEKELVELEKIFTNTTRFEYMFWEMAYHLDMWPE, from the coding sequence ATGAAGTTTACACAACGTCTTTATACAAATATTCAACCTGAATGGAATAAAAATCATACCCATCCATTTGTAACAGGAATGGGGGATGGCACGCTAAATCAAGAGAAATTCCGCTTTTATATGATTCAAGATTATCTTTATTTAATGGAATATGCCAAGCTTTTTGCATTAGGGGCAATGAAATCTAATGAAGTTGAAACAATGGGGAAGTTTGCAGCGTTATTACACTCCACATTAAATGAAGAGATGTCACTACACCGAAGTTATGCTGCTAAAGTTGGTATATCTATTGAAGAATTAGAAAACGCTGAGCCATCACCCATCACATTAGCTTATACACATTATATGCTGCATCAAGCACAGAATGGCACTTTAGCTCATCTTGTAGCGGCACTATTACCGTGTATGTGGAGTTATTGGGACATTGGTAAAGAGTTAAGTAAAATTCCAGGAGCAGCTACCCATGAATTTTATGGTGAGTGGATTAGTATGTACAGCTCTTCAGAGTTCGGTACGCTGGCAACTTGGTGTATCGACTTACTTGATGATTTAGTGGAAGGAAAGCCTGAAAAAGAACTTGTAGAATTAGAAAAAATCTTTACGAACACTACTCGATTTGAATATATGTTTTGGGAAATGGCCTATCATCTTGATATGTGGCCAGAGTAA
- a CDS encoding acetylornithine deacetylase → MAQKIDSLIELVDHRQGELINLLEKLIRFKTPAPPARNTEEAQQFISSFLKQMGFEVDKWDIYPGDPNVVGVLKGAESSDYQSLIINGHIDVAEVHESEPWEKDPFTPVVKDGVIIGRGASDMKGGLAGALFAIKLLHEAGIQLPGDLTFQSVIGEEVGEAGTLACCQRGYKADFALVVDSSDLHIQGQGGVITGWITLKSTQTYHDATRKRMIHAGGKLFGASTIEKMTKIIQGLQDLERHWSVMKSYPGYDPGTNTINPAVIEGGRHAAFIADECRLWITVHFYPNETHEEVAKEIEDHIRKVAEGDIWLRANPPMFEWGGTSMIEERGEIFPSLEVDPNHKAVKTLMHCHETTLKHEAIVDVSPTVTDGGWFGAAGIPAAIYGPGDLGNAHSVNEQLSINQLLDYTKVILRFIYEWSHTNKNIGE, encoded by the coding sequence GTGGCGCAAAAAATAGATTCACTGATAGAACTGGTAGATCATAGACAAGGTGAATTGATAAACTTATTAGAGAAATTAATACGATTTAAAACACCAGCACCTCCAGCAAGAAATACCGAGGAAGCCCAGCAATTCATTTCTTCTTTTTTGAAGCAAATGGGGTTTGAAGTGGATAAATGGGATATTTATCCTGGAGATCCTAATGTGGTAGGTGTTTTAAAAGGAGCTGAATCAAGTGATTACCAGAGTCTCATTATCAACGGTCACATTGATGTAGCTGAGGTTCATGAGTCAGAACCGTGGGAAAAGGATCCGTTCACACCTGTTGTAAAAGATGGCGTCATTATTGGACGAGGTGCCTCAGACATGAAAGGAGGTCTTGCTGGTGCGTTATTTGCGATTAAGCTTCTTCATGAAGCTGGAATTCAGCTACCAGGTGATTTAACCTTTCAATCTGTCATTGGTGAAGAAGTAGGGGAAGCTGGGACATTAGCTTGTTGCCAGCGAGGGTATAAAGCTGACTTTGCATTAGTAGTGGACTCAAGTGATTTACATATACAAGGACAAGGTGGGGTCATTACAGGGTGGATTACCTTAAAAAGCACTCAAACCTATCATGATGCTACAAGAAAACGGATGATTCATGCAGGTGGGAAATTATTTGGAGCGAGCACGATAGAAAAAATGACAAAGATTATTCAGGGCTTGCAGGACTTGGAGAGACATTGGTCCGTTATGAAAAGCTACCCTGGCTATGATCCTGGTACAAACACTATTAATCCGGCTGTTATTGAAGGGGGAAGACATGCAGCTTTTATTGCAGACGAATGTCGTTTGTGGATTACCGTTCACTTCTATCCAAATGAAACTCACGAGGAAGTTGCTAAAGAAATAGAAGACCATATTCGTAAGGTAGCAGAGGGAGATATATGGTTAAGAGCTAACCCACCTATGTTTGAATGGGGTGGTACTTCTATGATTGAGGAACGAGGAGAAATTTTCCCATCGTTAGAGGTAGATCCAAATCATAAAGCAGTAAAAACATTAATGCATTGTCATGAAACCACTCTAAAGCATGAAGCAATTGTCGATGTATCTCCTACTGTCACAGATGGAGGGTGGTTTGGTGCCGCTGGAATCCCAGCTGCTATATACGGGCCAGGAGACTTAGGCAACGCTCATTCCGTAAATGAGCAGTTATCTATTAATCAATTATTGGATTATACAAAAGTAATTTTGCGATTTATCTATGAATGGAGCCATACAAATAAAAATATTGGAGAGTGA
- a CDS encoding SCP2 sterol-binding domain-containing protein, which yields MSKQHGTLSEIMDKIQSELNQNSEPISGVNTIYQFDISGDAEGSFQLRLQDGTGKVVLDVDQAADCTLVMSFDSFQKFLTGKLNGTMAFMTGKLKINGDLTKAIKLEAILKQYNFSD from the coding sequence ATGAGTAAACAACATGGAACATTATCAGAAATCATGGATAAGATTCAAAGTGAGTTAAACCAGAATTCTGAACCAATTTCAGGTGTTAATACCATTTATCAATTTGATATTTCTGGAGACGCTGAGGGTTCTTTTCAACTGCGTTTACAAGATGGCACGGGAAAGGTAGTTCTAGATGTAGATCAAGCAGCAGATTGTACGTTAGTCATGTCTTTTGATAGTTTTCAGAAATTCTTGACTGGAAAGCTAAATGGTACAATGGCTTTTATGACTGGAAAACTTAAGATAAATGGTGATTTAACAAAAGCCATTAAATTAGAGGCAATCTTAAAACAATACAACTTTAGTGACTAA
- a CDS encoding CPBP family intramembrane glutamic endopeptidase, with translation MNIKELKPMYFGESLLYFGIPSVVLYINIYYGVPYLDSMGIPLIISFPLALYGLLGLLFFASLIAYRIEGNPFTMHAIVKRFRLQRMNRKMWMISIGTFLLIVGLEEMLKFTSKTLSVIPFFAPPEILPEFIDPNKTLVLPFTEFMGTPLEGNWWILLVWFVCLTCNILGEEFWWRGYILPRQELAFGKWTWIIHGFLWLFFFHAFLKWNYIVLIPTCFLISFMAQRYKSTWMAAVIHGIGNGLFFAFIIPGIF, from the coding sequence TTGAATATAAAAGAGTTAAAACCAATGTATTTTGGTGAATCACTGCTGTATTTTGGTATTCCAAGTGTTGTTCTATATATAAACATTTATTATGGTGTACCTTACTTAGACTCTATGGGTATTCCTTTAATTATTAGTTTTCCTTTAGCGTTGTACGGTCTATTAGGTTTACTTTTCTTTGCATCCTTGATCGCTTATAGGATTGAAGGAAATCCATTTACTATGCATGCAATAGTGAAGAGGTTTCGTCTCCAAAGGATGAATAGGAAAATGTGGATGATTTCAATTGGAACATTTCTATTAATAGTTGGTTTAGAGGAAATGCTGAAATTCACAAGTAAAACATTATCTGTCATTCCCTTTTTTGCACCACCAGAAATACTTCCAGAATTTATAGATCCTAATAAAACGCTCGTATTACCATTTACTGAATTTATGGGAACTCCTTTGGAAGGAAACTGGTGGATTCTTCTAGTGTGGTTTGTTTGTCTAACATGCAATATATTGGGAGAGGAGTTTTGGTGGAGAGGGTATATTCTTCCACGTCAGGAGCTTGCATTCGGAAAATGGACTTGGATTATTCATGGTTTTTTATGGCTTTTCTTTTTTCACGCCTTTCTGAAATGGAACTATATCGTTCTTATTCCAACCTGTTTCCTCATATCTTTCATGGCTCAACGATATAAAAGCACTTGGATGGCAGCGGTTATACATGGTATCGGAAACGGTTTGTTTTTTGCTTTTATCATACCAGGGATTTTTTAA
- a CDS encoding YozE family protein, with amino-acid sequence MTKSFYHFLLKYRALKPRDEISEFANAAYEDHGFPKQSKDYYELTNYLELNGFYLKSMSTFDHVWDLYKQEG; translated from the coding sequence TTGACTAAATCTTTTTACCACTTTTTATTAAAATATAGAGCGTTAAAACCAAGAGATGAAATTTCAGAATTTGCAAATGCTGCCTACGAGGATCATGGTTTTCCAAAGCAGTCAAAGGATTATTATGAATTAACCAATTATTTAGAGTTAAACGGTTTTTACTTAAAGAGTATGTCAACATTTGACCATGTATGGGATTTATATAAACAAGAAGGATAG
- a CDS encoding DUF5392 family protein produces the protein MNFIKLEAPNFAKREFEKLQEVISPFVKKASRYVFWSFPLIAVSIINVFVLLFGTGFDHSQISSLVIYAILGAIGMALSKEAKHQQVEIQRLSMDYIVNRIRNSDRVSDRVKEKYITLVT, from the coding sequence ATGAACTTTATAAAGTTGGAAGCTCCAAATTTCGCAAAGCGGGAGTTTGAAAAATTACAGGAAGTCATCTCTCCATTTGTAAAAAAAGCTTCTCGCTATGTATTCTGGTCCTTTCCGTTAATAGCTGTATCCATTATTAATGTATTTGTTCTCCTATTTGGTACGGGGTTTGATCATTCTCAAATATCCTCTCTGGTTATCTATGCGATCTTAGGAGCGATTGGTATGGCCCTTTCAAAAGAAGCGAAGCATCAGCAAGTAGAAATTCAGAGACTAAGCATGGACTATATAGTAAATCGAATAAGAAACAGCGATCGTGTGTCTGATCGTGTAAAAGAGAAATATATTACTCTTGTTACTTAA
- a CDS encoding alpha/beta hydrolase encodes MSERYPILKGAEPFYFEGNRVGILVSHGFTGSTQSMRPLGEAYAAAGYTVCGPRLKGHGTHYEDMEQTTFQDWVDSIEEGYYWLKERCDTIFMTGLSMGGTLTLYMAAKYPEILSIMLINAAIDIPAMDPVIELEGVRFLDAIGSDIKKPGVNELSYDKTPVQSVKELLTFINEVKQKLMDITCPALILVSDEDHVVPPDNAKYIYDRIGSEVKEIQHLKDSYHVATLDYDQEIIINNTLDFIKKFL; translated from the coding sequence ATGTCTGAACGCTATCCAATTTTAAAAGGCGCTGAGCCATTTTATTTTGAAGGAAACCGTGTTGGAATTTTGGTGTCTCATGGATTTACAGGCTCTACCCAGAGTATGAGACCGTTAGGTGAGGCCTATGCTGCTGCAGGTTATACGGTTTGTGGTCCACGTCTGAAAGGACATGGTACACATTATGAAGATATGGAACAGACAACATTCCAGGATTGGGTTGACTCAATTGAAGAGGGATATTATTGGTTAAAAGAGCGTTGTGATACGATCTTTATGACCGGTTTATCAATGGGTGGGACGCTTACCCTTTACATGGCAGCTAAATACCCTGAAATTCTGTCGATTATGCTGATCAACGCGGCGATTGACATTCCGGCAATGGATCCAGTCATCGAGTTAGAAGGTGTTAGGTTTTTAGATGCAATCGGTTCTGATATTAAAAAGCCAGGAGTGAATGAACTAAGTTACGACAAAACACCTGTTCAATCAGTTAAAGAGCTTTTAACTTTTATAAATGAGGTAAAACAAAAGTTAATGGACATTACTTGTCCAGCTCTGATCCTAGTATCTGACGAGGATCATGTTGTACCACCAGATAACGCAAAATATATTTACGACAGAATAGGTTCCGAAGTGAAAGAAATTCAGCATCTGAAAGATAGCTACCACGTTGCAACCCTTGATTATGATCAGGAAATTATTATCAATAATACGTTAGATTTTATTAAAAAGTTTCTCTAA
- a CDS encoding spore coat protein — translation MMKEKDMVSDYLSNLNSSLAGYAQVIAQCDNKELRDTIAQIRNSDEQKQWEVYQAAVQRNYYTPASQASQQNIQQVKQQFSQDNQMNAMNQQMNQGMMNQNQLQ, via the coding sequence ATGATGAAAGAAAAGGATATGGTATCTGATTACCTATCGAATTTAAACTCAAGTCTAGCGGGTTATGCTCAAGTGATTGCTCAATGTGATAATAAAGAACTTCGTGATACGATTGCACAAATTCGTAATTCAGATGAGCAAAAGCAATGGGAGGTTTATCAGGCTGCAGTTCAACGCAACTACTACACTCCCGCTTCTCAAGCTAGCCAACAAAATATACAGCAAGTTAAGCAGCAATTCTCGCAAGACAACCAAATGAATGCCATGAACCAACAAATGAATCAAGGTATGATGAATCAAAATCAACTTCAATAA
- a CDS encoding penicillin-binding transpeptidase domain-containing protein, whose translation MKKFIYFGILMFLLVGCSEKPKPEDRFADYVELWNQQKFSEMYDKLATETKTTYDETAFSGRYQLIYESIGVSNLKIQFVKPEEEVDVKDKEEISFPYVVSMDTIAGPVEFEHEATLVREETEESEDWFVQWDTTHIFPQLKADQELKVSSSEPVRGQIFDVNGEPLAQNGFVNEVGIVPGKLGESRDQTIQELATILEASVEEINKALSQKWVGPETYVPIKKINPQNVALKEKLLTLDGIMINTGIESRYYPLGEAAAHLIGYVQNINAEQLKELAGEGYTQHSVIGRVGLEQVFEKRLRGEVGSKIYIPEGEVIAEKAPINGEDIFLTIDVGLQRKAYEQIKADAGTAVAINPKTGETLALVSSPSYDPNDFIFGMSGTRWTELNDNPLKPLLARFNKTFSPGSTLKPITAAIGLQAGTINPDEKMKIVGKTWHKDTWTDGKKITRVSEGLTDVNLNDALVTSDNIYFARAVLDIGQESFLKGLQAYGFDEELGYEFPTRMSTITNNGFTSEGLLADSGYGQGEIQMSPIHLSSTYSAFVNEGNMIKPFLEKKENDLKTEYWKEQVMSPEHANTILSSLVQVVENPAGSAHNPIVEGISIAGKTGTAELKASKDTVAEENGWFVAFNTDQPNLLIAMMIENVKVHGGSKYVVPKVKEIFITH comes from the coding sequence TTGAAGAAATTTATTTATTTTGGCATTTTGATGTTTTTACTAGTAGGCTGCTCGGAGAAACCTAAACCAGAGGATCGATTTGCTGATTATGTGGAGCTTTGGAACCAACAAAAATTTAGTGAAATGTATGATAAACTTGCAACCGAAACAAAAACTACATATGACGAAACTGCGTTCAGTGGGAGATACCAGCTGATCTATGAATCAATTGGGGTATCCAACTTGAAGATACAATTTGTTAAGCCTGAAGAGGAAGTTGATGTAAAAGATAAAGAGGAAATAAGCTTTCCTTATGTTGTCTCAATGGATACAATTGCTGGTCCAGTTGAGTTTGAACATGAAGCAACTTTAGTTAGAGAAGAAACAGAAGAGAGTGAAGATTGGTTTGTTCAATGGGACACCACTCATATCTTTCCGCAATTAAAGGCTGACCAGGAATTAAAAGTATCGTCTAGTGAACCAGTTCGGGGGCAGATTTTCGATGTTAATGGTGAACCTCTCGCTCAAAATGGGTTTGTGAATGAAGTAGGAATTGTTCCTGGTAAACTAGGGGAAAGCCGAGATCAGACGATTCAAGAATTAGCTACAATACTAGAAGCATCTGTTGAAGAAATCAATAAGGCACTTAGTCAAAAATGGGTAGGGCCAGAAACGTATGTTCCAATAAAAAAGATTAACCCGCAAAATGTAGCATTGAAGGAAAAGTTGTTAACCCTTGATGGAATTATGATCAATACTGGAATTGAATCAAGATACTATCCATTAGGTGAGGCAGCTGCTCATTTAATCGGGTATGTACAAAATATAAATGCGGAACAGCTTAAAGAATTGGCGGGAGAGGGATATACCCAACATTCAGTAATAGGTCGGGTAGGGCTTGAGCAGGTATTTGAAAAGCGGTTAAGAGGCGAAGTGGGTTCAAAAATTTACATACCTGAAGGAGAAGTGATTGCTGAAAAGGCTCCAATCAATGGAGAAGATATCTTTCTAACTATTGATGTTGGATTACAGCGGAAAGCGTATGAACAGATAAAAGCTGATGCTGGAACTGCTGTTGCAATCAACCCGAAGACAGGTGAGACATTGGCGTTAGTAAGTTCACCTTCCTACGATCCAAATGATTTCATATTTGGAATGTCAGGTACTCGTTGGACTGAGCTAAATGATAATCCGTTAAAACCTTTATTAGCAAGGTTTAACAAAACTTTTTCACCAGGATCCACACTAAAGCCTATTACAGCAGCAATTGGTTTACAGGCTGGGACTATTAATCCAGATGAAAAAATGAAAATAGTAGGAAAGACTTGGCATAAGGACACTTGGACAGACGGTAAAAAAATAACACGTGTTTCTGAAGGGCTAACAGATGTAAATTTAAACGATGCTTTAGTCACCTCAGATAATATTTATTTTGCAAGGGCTGTGTTAGATATTGGACAGGAAAGCTTTTTAAAGGGATTACAAGCATATGGGTTTGACGAAGAATTAGGGTATGAGTTTCCAACAAGGATGTCTACAATCACAAATAATGGCTTCACATCTGAGGGGCTCCTTGCTGATTCAGGGTATGGCCAAGGGGAAATACAAATGAGTCCGATCCATTTATCTAGTACTTATTCTGCTTTTGTAAATGAAGGAAATATGATTAAACCATTCTTAGAAAAGAAGGAAAATGACCTTAAGACTGAGTATTGGAAAGAACAAGTCATGAGTCCGGAACATGCGAATACCATTCTTTCTAGCTTAGTGCAGGTTGTAGAGAATCCGGCAGGCTCAGCACATAATCCAATTGTTGAAGGAATTAGTATTGCGGGTAAAACAGGAACAGCTGAGTTGAAGGCATCAAAAGATACAGTCGCGGAAGAGAATGGCTGGTTTGTTGCCTTCAATACAGATCAACCTAATTTACTGATTGCCATGATGATTGAAAATGTGAAGGTTCATGGAGGTAGTAAATACGTAGTACCAAAAGTAAAGGAAATATTTATTACACATTAA